A single region of the Candidatus Sungiibacteriota bacterium genome encodes:
- a CDS encoding phage holin family protein — MGFIYKLVAKVILNAVALYIVGRYFQNFQLGGGIETLIVAALVLAALNTFLRPILKLVSTPLLWVTFGLFNLVLNMALLWIADSLLTQLAINDLTTLFWTSILIALANSFF; from the coding sequence ATGGGTTTTATTTATAAACTTGTTGCTAAAGTAATACTAAACGCCGTGGCCCTTTATATTGTGGGGCGGTATTTTCAAAATTTTCAACTGGGTGGAGGCATAGAGACCTTGATTGTCGCGGCCTTGGTGCTTGCGGCCCTAAATACCTTTCTTAGACCCATTCTAAAACTTGTGAGCACTCCTCTTCTCTGGGTTACATTTGGACTCTTTAACCTGGTGCTTAACATGGCACTCCTCTGGATAGCAGATAGCTTATTAACACAGCTCGCCATAAATGATCTCACAACGCTCTTTTGGACATCAATTTTGATTGCTTTAGCTAATTCTTTCTTCTAA
- the secG gene encoding preprotein translocase subunit SecG, with translation MGFIFIFQIVISLLLVAAILFQQRGGGLSPVFGGEGGVYRTRRGIEKTVHRATVILSILFLLTALLNIILR, from the coding sequence ATGGGCTTTATTTTTATTTTTCAAATAGTCATATCCCTGCTTCTGGTTGCGGCGATTTTATTCCAACAGCGAGGCGGTGGCCTCTCTCCGGTTTTTGGGGGTGAGGGCGGCGTATACCGCACCAGACGCGGTATTGAAAAAACAGTGCATCGGGCAACGGTTATTCTTTCAATTCTTTTCTTGCTGACAGCCCTCCTGAATATAATCCTTAGATGA
- a CDS encoding peptide ABC transporter substrate-binding protein, with protein sequence MKLIKKYLRSCIKEVRFRRILRRWKLLSFRKLLYFPHILNKKERRFFYSLTLLVIISGLAIFLRIYFKVSYPVAQVGKTYTEGVLKNPRTINPVYATQDADRDLARLIFSSILIYNSSGQVELDLAESLDISPDAKAYTLTLRKNVFWHDSEPLTVDDVLFTIKTIQNPLYKSPLRANWQGVDIEKLDQSTIRFTLRTPYAPFIENLTLGIIPKHLWEKISPEQALLHELNLKPVGSGPYKFERFKQAKDGSIIWYRMQRNSQYYRDGPYLNKIIFVFFKTEEELIAAWRKRDIEGFGPAPANILREVGERSSIRTIKMPRIFGVFFNEKKSPLLGRGPVKKAVVLAIDPTVVARESISGEAIPTSSPLPFVNINSDAGLEFNPDAARKLLKEDGWKDEDGDGILDKKARQKGKDVLTPLRFTLTTSDWPDLVRGADLIKSMLREVGIDVVVEKKIFTELETSVIRPRNFELLLFGQVYGYETDPFTFWHSSQIKDPGLNVTLYSNKRVDGLLEEARRTSNPDLREKKYLEFIGLLQKDIPAVFLYSQLYLYLLPDSLKGAEIEKISLPSDRFNQINKWHKKTKRVFK encoded by the coding sequence ATGAAATTAATTAAAAAATACTTACGATCTTGTATAAAAGAAGTGAGATTTCGGCGCATCCTGCGCCGCTGGAAACTTTTGAGTTTCCGTAAACTGCTTTACTTTCCACATATCCTTAATAAAAAAGAGCGGCGTTTTTTTTATTCTCTTACCCTGCTTGTAATCATCAGTGGACTGGCGATTTTTCTGCGTATCTATTTCAAGGTCAGCTACCCGGTAGCGCAGGTCGGCAAAACTTATACTGAAGGGGTGCTTAAAAACCCCAGAACCATAAACCCGGTCTATGCCACCCAAGACGCAGATCGCGACTTGGCTCGGCTCATTTTCTCAAGTATTTTAATTTACAATTCTTCCGGTCAGGTAGAACTGGACCTAGCGGAGTCCTTGGATATAAGCCCGGACGCCAAGGCATATACCCTGACTCTTCGCAAAAACGTCTTTTGGCACGATTCTGAACCTCTGACCGTAGATGATGTTCTTTTCACTATAAAAACTATACAAAACCCACTCTATAAGAGTCCACTGCGAGCAAATTGGCAGGGAGTTGATATAGAAAAACTGGATCAGTCAACTATCCGTTTCACACTCCGTACGCCGTATGCGCCTTTTATTGAAAATCTAACCTTGGGTATTATTCCTAAACATCTTTGGGAAAAAATATCACCGGAGCAGGCCCTGCTGCACGAACTTAACCTGAAACCGGTTGGCTCCGGGCCGTATAAATTTGAAAGATTCAAACAGGCCAAGGACGGATCAATAATTTGGTACCGCATGCAACGCAATTCGCAATATTATCGGGACGGACCATACCTTAATAAAATTATATTTGTTTTTTTCAAGACCGAGGAGGAGCTTATAGCCGCTTGGCGCAAGAGAGACATAGAGGGATTTGGCCCGGCACCAGCAAATATTCTGCGTGAAGTTGGAGAAAGATCCTCCATCCGCACTATAAAAATGCCGAGGATTTTTGGCGTATTTTTTAATGAAAAAAAATCACCGCTTCTGGGCAGGGGGCCCGTTAAAAAGGCGGTGGTACTGGCCATTGACCCAACGGTCGTGGCCAGAGAATCCATCTCTGGCGAGGCAATTCCTACAAGTTCTCCCTTACCTTTTGTAAACATAAATAGTGACGCCGGTTTGGAATTTAACCCTGATGCTGCAAGGAAATTACTTAAGGAGGACGGTTGGAAAGACGAAGACGGAGACGGTATACTGGATAAAAAAGCGCGCCAAAAGGGGAAAGACGTCCTGACCCCCCTTCGTTTCACCCTTACCACTTCGGACTGGCCAGATCTTGTAAGGGGCGCAGATCTTATAAAGTCTATGCTGCGTGAGGTGGGTATTGACGTTGTGGTTGAGAAAAAAATCTTTACGGAGCTGGAAACTTCGGTAATACGGCCACGCAACTTTGAATTACTGCTCTTTGGACAGGTATACGGATATGAGACTGATCCCTTTACCTTCTGGCACTCTTCACAAATTAAGGATCCCGGACTTAATGTTACGCTTTATAGCAACAAGAGGGTGGACGGGCTTTTAGAAGAGGCGCGCCGTACCTCAAATCCTGATCTTCGCGAAAAGAAGTATTTAGAATTTATAGGGCTCCTGCAAAAAGACATACCCGCTGTTTTTCTTTACTCCCAACTTTATTTATATCTGCTTCCGGACAGCCTCAAGGGCGCAGAGATAGAAAAAATTTCACTGCCATCGGATCGTTTTAACCAAATCAACAAATGGCATAAAAAAACCAAAAGGGTGTTTAAGTAA
- a CDS encoding ribonuclease J: MTPYKTLARRPMPRMPEFKIAPQKSRGHLKFVPLGGCGEVTRSMYIYEYDDDIVIIDMGLQFPEEDMPGIDYLIPNVEYLKNKKRNIRGVVITHGHYDHIGAIPHLLDVLGNPPIYTTALTRGMILKRQEDFHGSPKPKIEVITPESRLKLGSFAIEFFHVNHNIPDCVGVVLKTPAGTMVHTGDFKFDHTPVNEKPADISRISQIGKDGVLMLVSESTDAELPGHQISETDVQKSLEEIFKAARGRIIAATFASLLTRIQQLIWLSEKYGRKVLIEGYSMKQNVAVAQELGYLKVKKGTFITSKELDNFKDERVTIVCTGAQGEDHAVLMRIANNEHKTISLKPTDSVLFSSSVIPGNEATVQRLKDVLYKKAAKVYHYATMDIHAGGHAKREELKQMIDLIKPKYFIPIHGNYFMLKLHADLAENSGIPRQNIMIAEDGDIINIGRDEIKKLKERAPTDYVMVDGLGVGDIKEVVLRDRQHLAEDGIFVIIAIVDSQTGKVRTSPDIISRGFIYLKESQELLKEVRHKVRKIVEDTTTGGTHPVNWTHVKDNLREKIGQFLFSKTERRPMVLPVVIEV, encoded by the coding sequence ATGACTCCATATAAAACGCTTGCCCGACGTCCGATGCCAAGGATGCCGGAGTTTAAAATAGCGCCTCAAAAATCAAGAGGCCATCTTAAATTTGTGCCGCTCGGAGGGTGCGGAGAAGTAACGCGCAGTATGTATATCTACGAGTATGATGATGATATTGTCATAATTGATATGGGACTGCAGTTTCCCGAGGAAGATATGCCGGGTATTGACTATTTAATACCAAATGTTGAGTATCTCAAGAACAAAAAGAGGAATATCCGCGGGGTAGTAATTACCCACGGCCATTATGACCATATCGGCGCTATCCCCCATCTTCTGGATGTTCTGGGCAACCCGCCTATTTATACCACGGCTCTTACGCGCGGCATGATTCTAAAACGACAGGAGGATTTCCACGGATCCCCCAAGCCTAAAATTGAGGTCATAACTCCGGAGTCGCGCCTGAAACTTGGCTCTTTTGCGATTGAGTTTTTCCATGTCAACCACAACATTCCCGACTGCGTGGGTGTGGTTTTAAAAACTCCTGCCGGTACTATGGTGCACACGGGAGACTTTAAATTTGACCATACGCCTGTTAACGAAAAGCCGGCAGATATATCCAGAATATCCCAGATAGGAAAAGACGGGGTTTTAATGCTGGTGTCGGAAAGCACTGATGCCGAGCTTCCCGGACATCAAATTTCTGAAACCGACGTTCAAAAATCACTGGAGGAGATTTTTAAAGCAGCCCGCGGCCGCATAATTGCGGCTACTTTTGCTTCTCTTCTTACGCGTATCCAGCAGCTGATTTGGCTTTCGGAAAAATATGGACGCAAAGTGCTTATTGAGGGCTACAGCATGAAGCAAAACGTGGCTGTGGCGCAGGAGCTTGGTTATTTAAAAGTAAAAAAAGGCACGTTTATCACCAGTAAAGAACTGGACAACTTTAAGGACGAACGCGTAACAATTGTCTGCACCGGCGCGCAGGGCGAGGATCATGCCGTTTTAATGAGAATTGCCAACAACGAGCATAAAACCATTTCACTAAAACCAACCGATTCGGTGCTTTTCTCCTCCTCGGTCATTCCCGGAAATGAGGCAACAGTACAAAGGCTTAAAGACGTACTCTATAAAAAAGCGGCCAAAGTTTATCACTACGCCACTATGGATATTCACGCCGGAGGACATGCCAAGCGGGAAGAACTTAAACAAATGATTGATCTCATTAAACCCAAATACTTTATACCCATTCATGGAAACTACTTTATGTTAAAACTACATGCCGACCTTGCCGAAAACTCCGGTATACCCAGACAAAATATAATGATCGCCGAGGATGGAGACATAATAAATATCGGCAGGGATGAGATTAAAAAACTAAAAGAGCGCGCGCCAACAGATTACGTTATGGTGGATGGTTTGGGCGTGGGCGACATTAAAGAGGTCGTATTGCGCGACCGCCAGCACTTAGCAGAAGACGGGATATTTGTTATCATAGCCATAGTAGATTCCCAAACCGGCAAAGTACGGACGAGTCCCGATATAATCTCCCGCGGATTTATTTACCTAAAAGAGTCGCAGGAGCTCCTGAAAGAAGTACGCCACAAAGTTAGAAAAATTGTTGAAGATACAACCACGGGCGGAACTCATCCCGTCAACTGGACGCATGTTAAAGATAATTTGCGCGAGAAAATTGGACAATTTTTGTTTTCCAAAACAGAACGGCGTCCCATGGTGCTTCCGGTTGTAATTGAGGTATAA
- the rpoC gene encoding DNA-directed RNA polymerase subunit beta' encodes MELASAIDFSGLKLKLASPEDILSWSHGEITKPETINYRTAKPERDGLFDERIFGPTKDWECYCGKYRRIRYKGIVCDKCGVEVTRAIVRRERMGHIKLAAPVSHIWFLRGVPSKIGLVLDVSVNDLEKVIYFAGYIVTRVDEEVRLRALEEIEREFRIKSKNIKGEELVQLKSTKERIKEELRGLHIHQVISEVEYHRLSKKIGEVFEAAIGAEALRKILEGVDLEKLKSALETEYLDQPPMIKRKTLRRLQIIRGMIRARVRPEWMFLTMIPVIPPDLRPMVQLDGGRYATSDLNDLYRRVINRNNRLKKLFELNAPEVITRNEKRMLQEAVDALIDNSIRRGMAPVASQAQRRPLKSLADILKGKQGRFRQNLLGKRVDYSGRSVIVVGPELELQECGIPKKMALELFKPFVIRRLIERELAHNIRGAGRLIEDQDPNVWAILEEVIKKRYVLLNRAPTLHRLGIQAFQPVLIEGDAIQIHPMVCPAFNADFDGDQMAVHLPLTDEAQVEARDIMLSAKNLLKPATGDPIVNPTQDMVLGSYFATTMVEGSRGEGKTFPSAEEAVLAYDFGILDLRSRIKVRLAKKEILDEGAVVPKDISGLVETSVGRILLNRALPSDFPFVNQQLKNKDLAEVIAQVIKRYGIQNTPPILDNIKKFGFEYATKSGISWGMNDLVIPQEKKEMIKTAENAVTKIVDQYQRGLLTEKEKYDRIVEVWQGVVDKITTLVPGALDKAGSIYSMVDAKARGSWTQIRQMSGMKGLVVNPAGKIIELPVLSSYKEGLNVLEYFISTHGARKGTADTALRTAAAGYLTRRLVDVAQDIIITEEDCKTKQGFEVTFKDSEEINKTLGRRAFGRILFDDVKDPATGTTLILGGKLVERDEARIINDKKIESVKIRSPITCRSISGVCQACYGYDLGNNIPIKPGEAVGIVAAQAIGEPGTQLTMRTFHTGGVAGGGDITTGLPRVEEIFEARPPKGRAILAEVAGEVVEIMEAGREKIIKVRAEPEPAVAKTKKKSLLKLLGGGEEIKEFTIPPATGILVEAGQKIKKGDLLSEGHADLRELFRLAGQSMTERYIIKEVQKIYSLQGAPIHDKHIEIIVRQMFSRVRIKDAGNTGFSEGEVVEKRELRRANIAAVRAGKKPATAFQLLLGITRVALSTESFLSAASFQETARVLIDAAVRGRVDGLRGLKENVIIGRLIPAGTGYRKIV; translated from the coding sequence ATGGAGTTAGCTTCAGCTATAGATTTTAGCGGTCTTAAACTTAAACTTGCCTCACCCGAGGATATTTTGTCGTGGTCGCACGGGGAAATTACTAAACCCGAAACTATCAATTATCGCACCGCCAAACCCGAACGCGACGGTCTTTTTGATGAACGTATTTTTGGACCAACAAAAGATTGGGAGTGTTACTGCGGCAAATACCGTAGGATACGTTATAAAGGAATTGTTTGCGATAAATGCGGTGTAGAGGTTACGCGGGCTATCGTCAGGCGTGAACGGATGGGTCATATAAAATTGGCTGCACCGGTTTCCCATATCTGGTTTCTCCGCGGCGTGCCTTCCAAAATCGGACTAGTGCTGGACGTATCGGTAAATGATCTGGAAAAAGTGATATATTTTGCCGGCTACATTGTAACCAGGGTTGATGAAGAGGTGCGTTTACGGGCGCTTGAAGAAATTGAGCGCGAGTTCCGCATAAAATCAAAAAATATCAAAGGGGAAGAATTGGTTCAGCTGAAAAGCACCAAAGAGCGGATTAAGGAAGAGCTGCGTGGTTTACACATCCATCAGGTAATTTCCGAAGTTGAGTACCATCGTTTAAGCAAAAAAATTGGAGAAGTGTTTGAGGCCGCTATTGGCGCAGAGGCCTTAAGAAAAATCCTTGAGGGTGTTGACCTTGAAAAGTTGAAGTCGGCCCTGGAAACAGAATATCTAGATCAGCCACCCATGATTAAGCGTAAAACCTTAAGGCGTTTACAAATAATAAGAGGCATGATACGAGCGCGGGTCCGCCCGGAATGGATGTTTTTAACCATGATACCGGTTATTCCTCCCGACCTTAGGCCTATGGTACAGCTTGATGGCGGGCGTTACGCAACTTCGGACCTGAACGATTTATACCGTCGTGTTATCAACCGCAACAATCGTTTGAAAAAACTTTTTGAATTAAATGCGCCCGAGGTCATAACCAGAAACGAAAAAAGAATGCTGCAGGAGGCGGTTGACGCCCTTATTGATAATTCCATTAGAAGGGGCATGGCTCCGGTAGCCAGTCAGGCCCAACGGCGACCCCTGAAGTCCTTGGCTGATATCCTTAAGGGTAAACAAGGACGTTTCCGTCAAAACCTTTTGGGAAAACGCGTTGACTATTCAGGGCGATCGGTGATTGTGGTTGGTCCGGAACTGGAGTTACAGGAATGTGGTATACCAAAAAAAATGGCCTTGGAGCTTTTTAAGCCTTTTGTGATTCGTCGTCTGATTGAACGGGAATTGGCTCATAATATACGCGGCGCCGGACGCCTTATAGAAGATCAAGATCCCAACGTCTGGGCGATTTTAGAAGAAGTTATTAAAAAAAGATATGTGTTATTAAACCGTGCGCCCACACTGCATCGTCTTGGTATTCAGGCCTTCCAGCCGGTATTAATTGAAGGGGACGCCATCCAAATCCACCCCATGGTTTGCCCCGCATTTAATGCCGATTTTGATGGAGACCAGATGGCTGTACATCTTCCTTTGACCGACGAAGCACAGGTGGAGGCACGCGATATTATGCTCTCTGCTAAAAATCTTTTAAAACCGGCCACGGGTGATCCCATTGTAAATCCAACTCAAGATATGGTGTTGGGCAGCTATTTTGCGACCACGATGGTGGAAGGTTCCAGGGGAGAAGGAAAAACATTTCCTTCGGCCGAAGAGGCGGTGTTGGCTTATGATTTTGGCATCTTGGACTTGCGCTCGCGTATCAAGGTCCGTCTTGCAAAAAAAGAGATTTTAGATGAAGGCGCTGTGGTTCCTAAAGATATTAGCGGTTTAGTGGAAACCTCGGTAGGGCGGATTTTGTTAAACCGAGCTTTGCCTTCTGATTTTCCATTTGTTAACCAGCAGTTGAAAAATAAGGATCTGGCCGAAGTTATTGCCCAAGTCATTAAGCGCTACGGTATTCAAAACACTCCCCCCATCTTGGATAACATCAAAAAGTTTGGTTTTGAGTATGCCACTAAATCCGGTATTTCTTGGGGCATGAATGACCTGGTTATACCCCAAGAAAAAAAAGAGATGATAAAAACCGCCGAAAATGCGGTGACCAAGATTGTTGATCAGTATCAACGCGGCCTTCTTACGGAAAAAGAAAAGTATGACCGTATTGTTGAGGTATGGCAGGGGGTGGTGGATAAAATTACTACGCTTGTTCCGGGGGCCCTGGACAAAGCCGGTTCTATCTACAGCATGGTGGATGCCAAGGCCCGTGGTTCCTGGACACAGATTCGTCAGATGTCAGGTATGAAGGGATTGGTGGTGAATCCGGCCGGTAAGATCATTGAACTGCCGGTGTTGTCTTCTTATAAAGAAGGTCTCAATGTGCTTGAATATTTCATCTCAACCCATGGCGCCCGCAAGGGCACTGCAGATACAGCGCTTCGTACTGCGGCGGCAGGATATTTAACCCGTCGTCTGGTGGACGTGGCGCAAGATATTATTATTACTGAAGAAGATTGCAAAACCAAACAAGGTTTTGAAGTCACGTTTAAAGACTCCGAGGAAATCAATAAGACTCTGGGCCGTCGCGCTTTTGGAAGAATTTTATTTGATGACGTCAAAGACCCGGCCACTGGAACTACGCTGATTCTCGGCGGAAAGCTGGTTGAGCGGGACGAAGCGCGTATTATTAACGACAAAAAAATTGAGAGTGTAAAAATACGTTCTCCCATTACCTGTCGGAGCATAAGTGGCGTGTGTCAAGCCTGCTACGGTTATGATCTGGGTAACAATATACCGATTAAACCCGGCGAAGCGGTGGGCATAGTTGCGGCGCAAGCCATTGGGGAGCCCGGAACGCAGCTTACCATGCGTACTTTTCACACCGGAGGAGTAGCCGGGGGCGGCGATATAACCACGGGTTTACCTCGGGTAGAAGAAATTTTTGAGGCTCGTCCGCCCAAAGGGCGAGCGATACTGGCTGAAGTGGCAGGAGAAGTGGTTGAAATCATGGAGGCGGGACGCGAGAAAATTATAAAAGTTCGCGCTGAACCGGAACCTGCCGTCGCCAAAACCAAGAAAAAGTCACTCCTTAAGTTGCTTGGAGGAGGAGAGGAAATAAAAGAATTTACTATTCCGCCGGCCACCGGGATTCTGGTGGAAGCTGGTCAGAAGATTAAGAAAGGAGATTTACTGTCGGAAGGGCATGCGGATTTGCGCGAACTTTTCCGTTTAGCAGGACAGTCAATGACGGAGCGCTATATTATTAAAGAAGTGCAAAAGATTTACTCCCTGCAGGGTGCGCCTATTCACGATAAACATATTGAAATTATTGTGCGCCAGATGTTTTCCCGGGTACGTATTAAAGACGCGGGCAACACTGGTTTTAGCGAGGGTGAGGTGGTTGAAAAACGCGAGTTACGGCGCGCCAACATTGCGGCCGTTAGGGCCGGTAAAAAACCGGCCACCGCTTTCCAGCTTCTTTTGGGCATTACACGGGTTGCCTTATCCACGGAAAGTTTTCTTTCCGCAGCCTCCTTTCAGGAAACCGCCCGTGTGCTTATTGACGCTGCGGTGCGCGGACGAGTTGACGGACTGCGGGGTCTTAAAGAAAACGTTATTATTGGCCGTCTTATCCCCGCAGGAACTGGATACAGAAAAATCGTATGA
- a CDS encoding DNA-directed RNA polymerase subunit beta, with amino-acid sequence MEKKYFSLYKPPAIELPNLAEVQLNSYQWFFDQGLKELFDEVSPVKEEFGGQEFVLEFVSYALDEPKYTEVQARDHNLSYEAALRIKARLTNKKIKEVKEQEIYLGDFPLMTPRGTFIVNGVERVVVSQLIRSSGVYFTNYAVRGKRYFGAKVIPNRGAWLEFETDSDGTINVKIDRKRKIPATAILRIFGSLENDAILDIFKDVDSGETPYIKKTLERDPSKNADEAFIEIYKRIRPGDLATVDNARSLINSMFSSDRYDLAEVGRYKFNQRLDLKKDPKNPKNRILDLADITGVLKEVIRLNNSGDAPADDIDHLGNRRVRGVGELLQNKLRVGVARMNRIVRDRMSTLDPFMLTPAQVINARPFTAAVKEFFTSSQLSQFMDQVNPLSELEHKRRLSAMGPGGLQRERAGFEVRDVHPSHYGRICPIQTPEGPNIGLVGHLAGYARLNALGLIETPYLKVKSGKLANEVEYLNAAVEIKYNIAHAGIAVDDSGHIVEERVEARAHGSPGVVSREDVDYIDVSPQQAISIATSLIPFLEHDDANRAMMGSNMQRQAVPCVRSFAPLVGTGMEPRAARDSGRVIVAQEDGVVEEIDARHIAIKSKNNKIHDYPLVSFLRTNAFTAIRQWPVVSKGDKIKKGCVLADSSSTAEGELALGQNVLVAFLSWSGTNYEDAIIISERLLEDDTYTSIHIEDFSIDVRDTKLGPEITTPDIPNVGEEKLRNLDEDGIIRIGAEVHSGDILVGKISPKGESDLTPEEKLLRAIFGEKARDVKDTSLRLSHGKRGRVVGVKIFSREQGDKLEAGVIKRVQVDVAQLRKVAVGDKLAGRHGNKGVIAKILPEEDMPHLEDGTPVDMILNPMGVASRMNLGQILETHLGWAAYKLGYRAITPALHGVGEHEIKDELKKAGLPEDGKITLVDGRTGERFGQKITVGYMYILKLIHLVEDKIHMRSIGPYSLITQQPLGGKAQFGGQRFGEMEVWALEGYGAAHTLQEMLTIKSDDVLGRSSTYEAIINGEKIKNPNLPASFNVLVNELKGLALNVETVYKESQEDKKPAPALKADRERQKVK; translated from the coding sequence ATGGAAAAAAAGTATTTTTCTCTTTATAAACCCCCTGCTATTGAACTTCCCAATTTGGCGGAGGTTCAGTTGAATTCATATCAATGGTTTTTTGATCAGGGCCTGAAAGAGCTTTTTGACGAGGTGTCGCCTGTTAAAGAAGAATTCGGAGGTCAGGAGTTTGTGCTTGAGTTTGTGAGTTATGCGTTGGACGAACCAAAGTATACCGAAGTGCAGGCCAGAGATCACAACTTGTCGTACGAGGCGGCCTTAAGAATTAAGGCCCGGCTTACCAACAAAAAAATCAAAGAGGTAAAAGAGCAGGAAATTTATCTGGGCGATTTTCCATTGATGACGCCGCGGGGCACCTTTATTGTAAACGGCGTGGAACGTGTGGTGGTCTCGCAGCTTATCCGATCTTCGGGCGTTTATTTCACTAATTATGCTGTGCGCGGTAAGCGATATTTTGGGGCAAAGGTTATTCCCAACCGCGGCGCCTGGCTTGAGTTTGAGACTGACTCTGACGGAACGATCAATGTCAAAATTGACCGTAAAAGAAAAATTCCGGCCACGGCTATTTTACGCATCTTTGGCTCGCTGGAAAATGACGCCATACTGGACATATTTAAGGACGTAGACTCCGGAGAAACACCTTATATTAAAAAAACTTTGGAGCGCGACCCGTCCAAAAATGCGGATGAGGCGTTTATAGAAATTTATAAGCGTATTCGTCCGGGGGATCTGGCCACGGTTGATAACGCCCGTTCTCTTATTAACTCCATGTTTAGCTCCGACCGCTATGATTTAGCAGAAGTTGGCAGATATAAATTTAATCAGCGTCTTGATTTAAAAAAAGACCCCAAAAATCCCAAAAATAGGATTTTAGATTTAGCTGATATAACGGGGGTGCTCAAGGAAGTCATCCGTCTAAATAATAGCGGTGATGCGCCGGCAGACGACATTGATCATTTGGGAAATCGTAGAGTCAGAGGAGTGGGAGAACTGCTGCAAAACAAACTGCGTGTGGGTGTGGCCCGGATGAATAGAATTGTTCGCGACCGAATGTCAACCCTTGATCCTTTTATGTTAACACCGGCACAGGTGATAAATGCTCGCCCCTTTACGGCAGCGGTTAAAGAATTTTTTACCTCTTCCCAGCTCTCGCAGTTCATGGATCAAGTAAATCCTCTTTCCGAATTGGAGCATAAACGCAGGCTCTCGGCTATGGGTCCGGGGGGACTGCAAAGGGAGCGCGCCGGCTTTGAGGTTCGGGACGTTCATCCCTCGCACTACGGAAGAATTTGTCCAATCCAAACACCGGAGGGCCCCAATATTGGTTTAGTGGGGCATTTGGCAGGATATGCCCGCCTTAATGCTCTTGGTTTGATTGAAACGCCGTACCTTAAGGTAAAGAGCGGGAAGCTTGCTAATGAAGTAGAGTATTTAAATGCGGCTGTAGAGATAAAGTATAACATTGCCCACGCAGGAATTGCGGTTGACGATAGCGGCCACATTGTTGAAGAACGGGTAGAGGCGCGTGCGCACGGATCTCCCGGCGTAGTGAGTCGGGAAGATGTTGACTATATTGATGTTTCTCCCCAACAGGCCATAAGTATTGCTACTAGCCTCATTCCGTTTCTTGAGCATGACGATGCCAACCGCGCCATGATGGGTTCAAATATGCAGCGTCAGGCTGTTCCTTGCGTTCGCTCCTTTGCGCCTTTGGTGGGAACCGGGATGGAGCCGCGCGCCGCACGCGATTCGGGCAGGGTCATAGTTGCTCAAGAAGACGGCGTGGTGGAAGAAATAGATGCGCGGCATATTGCCATAAAAAGTAAAAACAATAAAATCCACGATTATCCTTTGGTGTCATTTCTAAGAACCAACGCTTTTACCGCTATCAGGCAGTGGCCGGTTGTTTCAAAGGGCGACAAGATTAAAAAAGGATGCGTGCTGGCGGACAGTTCCTCCACCGCAGAAGGGGAATTGGCGCTTGGCCAAAATGTACTGGTCGCCTTTCTTTCCTGGTCCGGGACAAACTATGAGGATGCCATCATAATTTCGGAACGTTTGTTGGAAGATGATACTTACACCTCCATACATATAGAAGATTTTTCCATAGATGTTCGGGACACTAAACTTGGTCCGGAAATTACCACCCCCGACATACCTAACGTTGGAGAAGAAAAACTAAGGAATCTTGATGAAGACGGAATTATACGGATTGGCGCCGAAGTGCACTCCGGAGACATTTTGGTTGGCAAGATATCTCCCAAAGGAGAATCAGACCTTACACCGGAGGAAAAACTGCTTCGGGCTATATTTGGCGAGAAAGCCAGAGATGTTAAAGATACTTCACTTCGTCTCTCGCACGGAAAAAGAGGCCGCGTGGTGGGCGTTAAAATATTTTCCCGGGAGCAGGGCGATAAACTGGAGGCTGGAGTAATTAAGCGGGTGCAGGTTGACGTGGCACAGTTAAGAAAGGTGGCGGTGGGCGACAAACTGGCCGGGCGGCATGGAAACAAAGGCGTAATTGCCAAAATTCTTCCGGAAGAAGATATGCCTCACCTGGAAGACGGAACGCCGGTGGATATGATTTTAAATCCTATGGGTGTGGCTTCGCGTATGAATCTGGGACAGATTCTTGAGACGCATTTGGGCTGGGCAGCCTATAAACTCGGATACCGTGCTATAACTCCGGCCCTGCATGGAGTTGGGGAACATGAAATCAAGGATGAGTTAAAAAAAGCGGGTCTTCCCGAAGACGGAAAGATAACTTTAGTCGATGGCCGTACAGGTGAAAGGTTTGGCCAAAAGATTACGGTAGGTTACATGTATATTCTAAAATTAATACATTTGGTTGAAGATAAAATTCATATGCGTTCCATAGGTCCTTATTCACTTATTACTCAGCAACCCCTGGGAGGAAAAGCGCAGTTTGGCGGACAAAGATTTGGAGAAATGGAGGTTTGGGCTCTGGAAGGGTACGGAGCCGCACATACTCTGCAGGAGATGTTAACCATAAAATCAGACGATGTTTTGGGCAGGTCTTCCACTTACGAAGCCATTATCAACGGCGAGAAGATTAAAAATCCCAACTTACCGGCCTCGTTTAATGTTTTAGTCAACGAATTAAAGGGTTTGGCGCTTAACGTGGAAACTGTTTATAAAGAAAGTCAGGAAGATAAAAAGCCAGCGCCGGCGTTAAAAGCGGACCGCGAGCGTCAAAAAGTTAAATAA